The Clupea harengus chromosome 26, Ch_v2.0.2, whole genome shotgun sequence region tcccAATCCTCTTAGTCCGCAGCTTGAGAACCAGGCGTGCCAGAAAAATGTGTCCACAGTTATGTGAGCATGAGAGGGTAATAAGGGACGGTGAGAGTCAACCCGTCTCATATTTGATCATGTACTGTTCAGAAATTAAAATAGGGCCTTTTCTCATATTAAGGGGTGGTTCTTGTTTTTATGGGCAATTTATTAATGAACCcaaaaagacaacaaagaaaAATGCGTATAGATGTAACCATATGATGTGCTTCTATAGTATAGTAAATAGTATGTGCTGAGATACATCTAGACCAGGGGTCTCCAACTCAAATTACAGGGGGCCGATGAGCatccagtctggtcagtggggggccagatggttttgatctgttggcttgcctatcacaatactgtagatactgGAGTTTGAGACCTCTAGAGTCTACACATTTTTGAAACTGatatattgtgttcatttgcgTGGCAATAACTTTATGCCACATGAGAGGCTCAAGCAGTGCATTAACAAACTGAATCTGAGTGAATCTGATCAGCTTCGGTCTTGTTCTGAACACAGATTGCAAATTGcacattattttgtatgtgttttttttatgttctgtgAAGCCTGTCGAAAGACCCTAGGAGTGTGGCTGCTTTTCGCATTCGTTTTCTCTTTTAGTGTTCTGATTTAGTTCCAAATGACAAATTTCCACCAGAGGACaaaagtttatttttgtatcattACTGGCCGTGCTTTTTGATATGCCCCCACGACGGGAGCACactaacacaaaataaataaattgttaTAATGCAAGACATGCACAAGCCATCTTCTGTCATAatgtgtcacactcacacttttttAGCTTATTTCAGCACAAAATCATCAGTTATCAATTGTCAGTTGACATTCAAATTGCGTGTGATGCTTAAGCTGACACTGTCCAACTATTTGAAAGTATAGTACCACCGTATAATTAACCATCATCGTGACATACTACATATGATATCCACCTGTTGTCAcacgtttatgtttatgttccaTGCAAATGTTTATGTTCCATGCACATGTTTACCTCTCAGGTTAcctaatgcatacacacaacagcTAAATCTCTCATAAGCGCCCTttaaaatacccccccccccccccaccttcatCTTTTGAGTCGTCTCATCCCCCACGTGACAGAAGCTGAGCGGTTTGAGGGAGGGTGCCTGAGGTCAAAAGGGCTGTACATCAGGAGAGATTAGGGTGTGCTGGGTATATAAGACAGGGACGGGGCAGACAGGGGAAGCCCTGAATTCAGAGAGTGCAGAAAAACACTAAGGAGTTGACGAAACCCAACCTCTGGCTCACAAGCAGCACATCAAGCCAGCTTTCCCCCACTTCACTGAGCAAGCAAGGTGAGTGACTTTACATGACTACTGCGGCTCTGATTTGTAGTGTTTGTGCTTTAGTGTCTAGGGACTGGTACTGTAACCATTTTAACACTGACTTGATTCTGTGGGGCACTTTTCTGACTGTTACTCAAATGCAAATGGCAAAGACTGCATGTGGAAACAGTTATTCGAGTTATTAGTCGAGTTTGAACCCCTGAGAAGCATCCATGTTCTAGAGCAAGCATTTGTGAGAAATagataaacagagagggaggaaggaagggagagagggagagagagagagagagagagatgcaaaggACTGAatagaaaaagtgtgtgtgtgggggtgtgtgtgtgtgcgagagagtcagcgagagaggggtaggggcgtggggaagagagacaacgtgtgagagagatgcCTAGTGATTGATAATCATCATACTTTGTCTGTGCAAAACTAGCAATACACTTGACAACATAGCAAGATACAGTGTGTTAGCAAAGTTAGCAAAAGGGTCTTGTGTCTTGGAGTTTGAGGGGCACTGAAGGTTAAGTGGATCACGGCTGCAGGGTATATGAATATGACTGGATGAATAAGCTTGCTTTCAGTCGATTTCAGTCGTCTTCAAGATGGCTTCCCAAGTATAGAAATGTCACGATCTCACTATATTAAGAAATTAGGCAACACTTGTGTGTAGTCGTGACAcccatcacgctctctctagtattagtgtgtgtggattagtCTATAAATAGCGATTGCTGGAAATAGAGAGGTTTTTCTGGGTCGGTGTTAAATATAGTTGTTTGTGTAGGAGAATTACCCAGAGGATTCAACTTCATTTAGCCTAATGCGACAAAATTAGCACTAAGCTGCCCTCAAGTTGGGTCAGTGTAGTGACTGATAAGTTAGGCTGTCGAGGAGGATGAGCGGGGATTGGTGGACTTAACAGGTACTGAGGAGAAGGCTGACACAATACTAAGTGGAAGCAGATCATACAGAAATAGAAGCGATTTATGCTTCGAGTACAACATGACAGACATATGGCGGGAATTTCAGCAACATTTCTAGATTGGTTTTCTCATCAAACGGAGATATCAATGATCTCTTGGGGTGCACtgggggaggtggtgtggagggaacatttgaaatataatatataataattgtcagactttaatctgAAGTGCATCTCTCTTCTTGGCAGAAAACCACTGCAATGGGCGATGCTGCAGGTGAGGCGAAGAAGGGACCCCCCAAGTTCAAGCAGAGGGCTGCCCGCGTCTTCAAGAGCAAGGCCCCCAAGCCTGGCCAGAAGGGGTCAGTGGAAGACCAGTCACCACATATTACATACGATTTTTGACTGTaacattatatatacagtatatatggtATAGACCAGGAACTAGTACAGTACGTCAGTTTGCCCCCTTATGATTCAATTTTGATTaatcatttaaatatttaatcaaATACATGTTTActctacatgttttttttttgtgacctaCTCACTTTTCATTGTTGCTTCTCGTGTTTTACTTATCACTCTCTGTTGGCCACAGGTTTGGAGATGACATCCCAGGAATGGATGGACTTGGAACAGGTGAGACCCTTTGACATTATGAGCCAAATACTTTCTTAGCACATGACTGATATACCaacatgacccccccccactACTGCCAATGATATTGCAAGACAAAGATTCAAAGATAAAAGCAGTCGACTCCACACTAGTACCAAAAGACTCTGAAGCACATGAATGACTATGACTgacacttccctctctctctctctctttccagacTTCACAGTGGTGTGCCCATGGGAAGCATTCGGAGACATGGAGCTCAGCGATCTGGCCAAATATGGAATTGTGTAgtccctctccttcaccccctcctgctcccccttctcctccatgCCTACCTCCTCTCTAAAGAGGCCCAGAATGCCTTGCTGTCTTTACAGTGTATTGCGACTcgggacgtttttttttttagccattAGCTCATTTGGCCGTTGACACGGCAACCATGGATTAGAAGAACCATTAGCAACCACGCAAGGCAGGCTCCATAGCTCTCTAACTTTAAGCAGTTAAGCATCACTATTGTTCAACATCGAAATGTGCTCACCATGCCTATCCAAGAAATATGACCATGTAGATTATTGTGCGACCAATGGGAAAGGAACATTCCGGCATCTTGCTTGCGCCCCATTATGCTGCCTTTAGCGGTCATAGTGGGGCAATAAGGCATTCCGTTACGCCAGGACACTGCACTGGTGTTTGTTGATGACTGCTATGAGTTGAGAACATAAAGgagtacacccccccccctgtccttccaaacctccccccccccatcgtccatcccaatccccccccccccccttgtcctTCCCAAACCTCCCCCCCATCGTCCATCCCAATCCAACCCCCACATTGTCCATCCCATCCCCCCCCTTGTCcatcccatccccccccccttgtccatcccatcccctccccttgtCCATCCCATCCCCTCCACATCGTCCTTTCCATCCCCTCCACATCGTccatcccatcccctccccttgtCCATCCCATCCCCTCCACATCGTCCTTCCCATCCCTCCACATCGTccatcccatcccctccccttgtCCTTCCCATCCCCTCCACATCGTCCATCCCAAACCCCGCCCCTTGTCCATCccccccatcatcatcatccatccCCCCGTCCCCACCCCCTTTCGCCATGTCCACCCTCACCTTCTCTCCTTAAGAAGTATTTATATGATCTGATGtatattatttgtttgtgcaGAGATacgtttttttaatgaaatgggAATGTGTATCAAGCATGTGCAATACCTACCACCAAACACTGGGTGTTCAAATCCTACCCTATGAAACCGTCATGGTTGTGAAGGGTGTGAAACactaaatacaaatattttcccACAATGTCAGGAGTCAGTTTTTTTACCCCATGTGAAACACTTCTACCCCTCTGTTGTCTCatcactcaaaaaaaaaatctttaaaacaaacttttaagaGATAAGTCACAAATGGTCTTTGGTCAACCTGTAATACCTACTAAAATGAGATAAGGTTTTATGGTACAGCAATCAAAAGAAGGTCAACGGTCTACCCAGTCACAGTACTGAGAGTCCAGGGCAGGTAACCGACAAACTGCTAACTGGTTAACAGCCGTGGTGGCGATATCCCTCACTGAACACTTCAATAATGACTACATGACTAAGGCTACTGAAATTACTGCAGACAGCAGCATCtatgtgaaaacacacaaagcaggcaaaagtatatatatagatatatattaaaaaaaactgtttataTGGACATTCAGTTACAAAGAACAACACAAATGGCATCGGAGTTGACAGAGGAattcaaattaaaaataatatatatagatattaaaaaaaaaaaaaaaacagccacgTGCATTTTAAACCAAAGGCTAAAACATTACAGTAAGGTGCAGAATGAGGATATATAGGAATAACGGAATCTTCCACACCATCGCCAAGCCAACCAGCTGCAGCAGCCATTTAGTTAAAAACTGAATTAAGTTGGACAAATTGCCATAGTACCGTCACTGATATGTTAACACATGAGCTTCAAAGAGTGGGCTAGCTTTAATCCTAGAAAAAAATGGCAAAGGCCCATCTTAAAATACTAGTATGGGGATCCTAAAAGGACATGACACGTTGTCTTTGCTCTTCTTGTAACACTGACAAAGGGAGGAGTACAGATGGCTAAGGCCCaactcagaaaaaaaacaaaaaacattaagctgaagaaagaaaagaaatttCACATTACATTTTGTAGCAGTCAAATTATTGTCTTCTATTTCATTTAAATTGACTTCTATAAAATACTCTGGTTGACAGTTGTGTCAGAGGAATAAACTATATCTTACCCCATAAATTACAAATTGATTTTTCACATTTTTCCTCTATATCTATTCTCCTATGATGAAATACACTTAGTCCTTTTTCCACGGACTCAAATCAAGCCCCTGGTTATATAACTCATCTTAGAGGTCTGTGTCTACTGTAAACCTTGATTATTATAAAAGTATTGTTCATTATTTGCTAGCACTACCAAAGCACTCCAGCTTTCTTGGAAAAAGGTACTGAAATATGGCTCAATCCAATTTTCACAAATGGTCTTACTTTAGTGATACCGCCAGAAACTACCACCAGGTAACGCCAGCCCGCTGAAAACCAGAGTGGGGGGTTCCATTAACAGGAACCCTTTTCGAAATATCCGCTTGACCCATCCTGACAGAACCAAGTCCAAATACAAGGTCTTTAGAAGACAGATGGCGtttcagaataaaaaaaaaacccatctgCACAGAGCATTACacaataaagagagaaagaggagacgaGAGCAAGCGTTTGGATGATTTATCCGTTTTCTACTGATGCAGGAAGAAAAACAAGCGGTAGGAAAACCAAAGGATCATAAGACCAACAATACCAAGGCTGTTTTATACTGAAGAGAATGGGCTGCAAATGTGCTTTTGACAAAAAATCTTTGGaaccaaaatagaaaaaaaacaaaaaacaaaaaggcaTTCAACATTCagaatatagatatatataaaaaaaacaattaatcaTTTACTTTTCATATTTTAAATAGGATATCATAGTTACTTTCTCTCAATTAATGCTGGCAGCTACTTGCATACATAACTGACTAAACTACTATTAAAATTGGGGAGGGAAGAATGCTCAACGAACTGCATTCTGACTAAGAAAAATAGTTTTATGTAAAACTGCATAATTTAACAACTGTGCattctcaacaaaaaaaatcatcaggCCTATATTTCTCTAGAGGGACAGCCTGattgaacaacaacaaaacataacTGTACAATTATGGAGAAATACAGTTATGGCTTTCAAGGCTTCGTTCTTCCTCAAGACAGGGAGCTCTCTATCATCTTTATTAAATAATTTTAAAGAAAGTCATATCTAAGTAACTAGATTAATTTAATCTTTAAAAGGGGTAATGATAATTATATTAGAACCATAATGATAAACCATAATTAACACTATGTTTCTCTAATCTAGTGTCTTTGCATATGATATCTATTCAGTTTTAAAGGTTTGCATTTCAAGAGACCAGAAAATTTGAGGTAAATGTACAACATAATTCTTTTTATAGCAACTCAACTGAAAGCGTGTACATGTGACAAAGAAAACCCACTCCGTGCGCGGCGTTTCGTCGAGGCCTGTAACAATCTGCGAGCGCGTCACCCTCTTTGACgccaaatgaaataaaaagggtTTCCGAGTCCTCGAATGGGTTCGCTGTGGCACCTTTCGCATTCGTCGTTTTGTGCTCACGTCATGCCAACAGCCAGCACGATTCCCTGTCGCCGTCATGCCAACAGCCAACACGGTTCCCTGTCGCCGTCATCATTGCCCAGCCAATCAGGTTCCCTCTCgaaacctcctcctcctcctccccccttggTGTCCATGGAAGCCCAggtggccagtgtgtgtatgaagtgatGTAGTGCTGACGGAGCGTCACGGCCGACCGCACGTCCATTTTTGCAGTTTGTGTGCAAAACACAGTTCATTTGGAAAACTGGAAGAATTTGAGGCCATAACTGCATGCGTTTGTGCAGAGATACGAGTCATACAAAGGAATAACTGTTCTGAGCTTAGAGCCGTGCATTTTTCAAgacagccatgttttttttttgtttttcttcttttctttctttttgttttttttgttgttcaaaTTAATTGGTGGTTAACTGTTATTCAATATGGAAATAAACTTGCATTGTGTTGACACGACTGCTTTCCTTACTGAATATATACTTTTGTACCAAGAGTATGTGCATCGGATATAGTATGAATCCTACCAAGACCACAGAAAGAGATGCAATTGCACTCCGCAGCTgcagggggggggtggggctcTTTCGAATCAGTTAAAGAGTATCCAAAAAGGAGGGGGGGACGTGTTCCAGGAAAGACTCGGGCGTTATCAATATGGAGAAAATCGACTGTATCCACCTCTGTACAACGTAGCctgtcaaaaaaataaataaaaaaagaacaaaacagacacaTCAGTAATCCTATCGTATCCACTCAGAAATTTTGATTGTGTAAttgtataataatataattgtaATAAAGATTATATAGGTTAAGAAATAGTTTGTTAGCATCCTGACACTGTAGAAGCATTTCGTAAAATGTTAAATGCCATCTCAAGTTGACTTGGTCAATCATGCAGGCATTGACTTATGAAATAACAGGAAATGGACGGACAGATGGGGAGGCGGACTCTTACCATCGCTCCTACTCCGTACGCGGCAGCTGCGGCCGGGGTCAGGGCCGCGTGGTAAGGGTCTGTGGTGTACACTCGCCCGTACCTACGGGGGACAGAGGAGCGGGATGTAAATCAACACTGTGACAAGTCAGAGACAATGCCTTTAAAACTAAACACTGAACACATGATCACAGTCAAAGCGCTTTAAactacacactgaacacatgaTCCTTCTGTAGCGGATTCATAATATGCTTTCAAGCCTTTCACTGTCTTTGCTTTCAAGGTAAAGTGGGGAAGAGGAGAACAGTCACGCATGGCTGCCCTTGCGGTCGGTAGAAGAGTGTGTGAACGGGTAACGGGAGACACTGGAAAGCACTCGGAATCCTGGGAGGAGTAATCACTGCATAGGCTGTACCTCATTTACCCCTTCCTGAAACATGACAAGAATCCTGCTGCTCACTCGTACCATGCTACCGAGCATTTCAGTGAAATATAAGAGACATGTGAACCTTGTTTATTTAAAAGTATTGTTCATTTTTTTGCTAGCACTACCAAAACTCTCCAGCTTTCTTGGAAAGGTACTGAAACATGGCTCAATCCAATTTTCACAAATGGTCTTACTTTAGTGATAACACCAGAACTACCACCAGGTAACGCCAGTGACTGTGTGAACTGGGTGGAGAGCCTGGCATGGCTGTGAGCAGGCCATGCTTCACTCTACTCTGGCCTGCTACAGCTGTGAGATTGTAGCACGGTGCTAATTGGATCACAAACGctcaacacacactgacacaaaaggtgccaatgactcacacacatcatttggATGCATCTCAACAGGGGCAGCGCGGTGCCATGAATACTAAGAGTGATACTACTTCTACTAAAAGGATCTGCTATCTGCAATTCAGGCACAGCTCCCGTCAAATGAACACACGGTTATTGGAGGCGCAGCCTCACTGATAGATGGTAGGATACTACGAGATCAGCCACTATCAGCCACAATGACTTCCACCCAGTCACGCTCACCTCGACAGCCATGAAGGGActgggtcagacacacactgactacagcacagcacagcactcacaACAAACTGGTCTCCGAGCACCTGGATATGGGCCTCAACCAACACCTGGATATGGGCCTTAACCGACACCTGGATATGGGCCTCAAACGACACCTGGATATGGGCCTCAACCAACACCTGGATATGGGCCTCAACCAATACCTGGATATGGGCCTCAACCGACACCTGGATATGGGCCTCAACCGACACCTGGATATGGGCCTCAACTGACACCTGGATATGGGCCTCAACCGACACCTGGATATGGGCCTCAACCGACACCTGGATATGGGCCTCAACCGACACCTGGATATGGGCCTCAACCGACACCTCTGCACCTCTGTCAGTCAGACTGGGAAGGCCTCACTCCTCCACTAATACTAAACTCTGGTGCTCCTCAGGAGTTGGGTTCTGAGGTTCTGTGTTCTGAGGTTCTGTACTCCCTTTCCAACTACGACTGCGCTCCTGTCCACATTACAAACACCTTCATTAAATATGTGGACAATACCACAGTGATCGGATTGGTCTCAGATAACGAGTGTGGCTACagagggaggcgggggggggggtccagcgCATGGCGAGATGCTGCTCAATGCAGTAGCTTATCTCTGAACACCAGAATGGCCAAGGAGCTTATTGTCGACTTCAGGAAAGGCAGCGGTGGACACGGCTCTTCATCAATGGTGACTTGGTAGAAAGACAATCAAGCTTTAAAGTTCCTGGGCGGGCACACGTCGGAGGATGTTTCATGGATTGCCAATAGCACAGCGCTGTTAAAGAAGGCAGAACAACAGCTCTACTTGCTAAGACCGCTatagagagagaacctgagcaaaaaaaaaatctgctt contains the following coding sequences:
- the LOC105910162 gene encoding retinal cone rhodopsin-sensitive cGMP 3',5'-cyclic phosphodiesterase subunit gamma-like; translated protein: MGDAAGEAKKGPPKFKQRAARVFKSKAPKPGQKGFGDDIPGMDGLGTDFTVVCPWEAFGDMELSDLAKYGIV